The following DNA comes from Erigeron canadensis isolate Cc75 chromosome 3, C_canadensis_v1, whole genome shotgun sequence.
ATCAATGAGCACAGGGCATCATCACCACTTTTCAGGAGGAGGGTTTGGTGGACACCACCATGGTGGCCACCACTAGTGGTTGTAACGGGGGATCGATATATATACAGTGCaccaaattaatttaattagttatacagttttcttttagttaatatttaattacagaacttaattttcttatatgtaatatatagtGCTGGTCATGAATAATGAATAATACTGTAATAAGAtgttgtttaatttgttggatttttaaatataaatacttttctCTTCTTCACCTTTTAAACGTTTCCTTGAACTTTCATAGATACCGAAACGtttcttttgaagttttcatactGTTTCTAACTAATATTAGAGTTTTAATGGACTTTTTCTATTTCAAAACCGACTACATCTTGCGATTGTACGTATCCCCAAACCCGAACAGACTagctatattatatacaatttgatcaacatagatttttttctatttcaaaaccaattattaaacactaagggggcgtttggttgTGGAAAACACCCCTTATTTCCATTTTCGTTTACCacgaaaacatgaaaaacagaaaacttGTTATAATAATAGTTTTTTCAGActattttccaagaaaacaaaaacaatgttttaaatttttccataaataacttgaaaacatctttttcttgttttttattttcattttcatttttcatttcattcctcCTCCTTCCCTCACATCTCTTACATGTTTTCcagttttctaattagaacgcgttttcaaaatttttatttgttttctaggaAATAAAAActtctttcattttctagaaaattaaaaatgaaaaactagaaaacaatTTTTACAACCAAATGCGCCCTAAATATTCAATGAGTGATCACTATTATACaactatacatatacaattataaatAATCTTTCAGGTCTCAATTAGTCTCTCTCTGTAAAAAgccaatatattttatatttgtatatttttttattgctgTACCTgtatattgaatttttttgttttaccgTTCCTTATTCTCATATTGTTTACATGCCCTTTTTCCGTACCTGTTTCCGTGTTACATAGGCAACAAATCGGTAGACATTGGATTTATTGAGTGACATgtgtgtccttttaatttaatatatgtttaatttaactttaaattttgattttagattttatatatgtataatgtttGTTAGTCCAAGTTTTGTTAACAAGATTTACCAAAATAAAACACAATAGGGTTGGTGGCTATTGGTAAAAAATTTAACTGAGGATTTACATGGGTTTAAGTCTTACTTTTTACATTTGTTTGGGTTTAAActaacattttttataaattataagtttcAACCCAAATATAtggttttataaataattatcaaGATAGAacacaaataatataatttttttcaatgtataattttttattgttcGAGTAAAAAAATAAGGTGTATTCTGGAAATAAATTTAGACATCCTTTAATCTTCGGTTACCACGAAAGCTGTCACGACATTCGTTCTTGGTTACCACGTACTGCTCGGTACGTCTTCAAACTTTGAGAACACTCATGTATTGAAAGCGTATTTAATCCGGAGATTAACATCAAGTCACTAACTAAAAAGATCGAAATATTTGTAACAACTTTATGCAAGAAAATAGATCacattattatgattatatactaatactaataccCGTGTTCGATGCACAGATTGACTCATAATATTTAAGcttaaattttattatactaGTGTTAATGCTCGTATGATGTACGATAGctatataaatttgtatcataaataaattcaaatatgcctcatacatgattcgtgagtatgaaataaattgtggttaaactAAACCGATAATAATCGAAcctaagttataataaatattagagtaaattacattttttgtccctgaagttggcacgtttttcacttttgatccctaaagtgaaaaaatatcaatttgGACCTTAAATTTGGCAAAATTTTGCAATCGTGGTCCTTTGGCCAAACGACGCTAGTTTTTGActgttaacgtacgcacgtgctaaaCACGTGAGgccactaatgtcatttcacgtTACacccgagggacgaaaagtgaaaaattaagctacttgagggacgaaaaatgaaaatcatataaataaatttattctttcaATCTTTCTTTTCCGATGGAATTTttcgactagacatttattttccctTTACCCCCAAACCTCTtcaatcaccaccacctaataaccaccaACAAAACTTGTGTCagccatcttttttttttcttttccaaatccttttctttatttcctttcttttatcACATATTTCTTTCATTTCCATTCTCCATTTTCTTCTTAATCTATAATTTCATTATGCCGTATCGGGCCGCATTATCTTCAAAAAAGGAATCATGGTAGCCGCAGATTGTGGTGACGCGGTGGCACCTATCGTATATCATCAAAAGACGAACCGCCTTGTCACCACCATGGCAGCCGCAGATGGTGGTGACGCGGTGACACCTATCGTCACGTAtcgtttcaaaaatattacaacattattttagtttattggtagataacaTGGATAACTATAAAAATAGATTGTCCCCTGTTTTTCTGCTAACTGTTTACAACATACTCCGTATTCTGTGTGATTACTTATCTATATATTTCCGATACTTATAAACTGAAAACATATCTGAATCTAAACTCATAAAGTCGATCTAGCTAACGACGCTTCAAACCCTATTTCAATTCTCACATCAACTCGATCTTTTTAttcgattaataataataataatttttgcgAGCATTGATATCATAATGGCTCGGATTCTTGGTAACAATGAAACGGCAAAACTTGCGAATTTTGAGGGGTCACATTTAGTGTTCATGCTTGGTATGATCTTGGCATCGATGTCTATAATGGCTATGATCATCTTTGTGTGCGGTGATCATCCGGATAATAATCATAACAAAAACTCCGATAACAAGAAACGTAGTCGTCCAAAGGCTCGTCCCAATGTTTCATCCGATCCCACTAATTATACTTCGCAGTCTTCAAACCCTTTTTTGTTTGTGGTCCCAACAGCTACTACTAGTGATAATAATGCCGGAGGAGGCAATCACCACCATCATGCTGGGACCGGGCACCACCATTCAGGAGGAGGATACGGGGGACACCATGGGGGAGGAGGTTGTGGGGGTGGAGGAGGGGGAGGTGGTTGTGGAGGTGGAGGAGGttgtggcggcggcggcggctaATCAGATGGAACAAGCTAGATGGTGCACAAGGAATAACGGTTCATAAacgtacatcatcatcatctacctAGTTAATTAGCTCTGCAAAATTACTTTACATGGACATTTTtacttattttgttatttagaaAACTAACTTAAATCAATTTGGTTATCTTTTTTACTtgctagtttatttattttaatggtcAAATAAGACGTGTAATGTCAGGTATTCCATATGCATGCGGCATCCAAAAagttaaatgtatgaatatcgGTATAGTTCATGCAAATATATACCGAACAATTAAACTATataaccaatgttttaaaaacgggaggtgatccctacacaacacaaATTTACCATACACAATAATATGTGTATCAGACAGTTGTattgtataactatttaatgcacatattgttgtgtatggtaaaTTTGTGTTGTGTAGGGATTATTTAATGCACTTATGTATGGTAAATttgtgttgtgtagggatcatttccctttaaaaaccggtattttagttataccggcgtggaaaaattttccggtatt
Coding sequences within:
- the LOC122591820 gene encoding POU domain, class 4, transcription factor 1-like, translated to MARILGNNETAKLANFEGSHLVFMLGMILASMSIMAMIIFVCGDHPDNNHNKNSDNKKRSRPKARPNVSSDPTNYTSQSSNPFLFVVPTATTSDNNAGGGNHHHHAGTGHHHSGGGYGGHHGGGGCGGGGGGGGCGGGGGCGGGGG